The following proteins are co-located in the Desulfoscipio sp. XC116 genome:
- a CDS encoding FAD-dependent oxidoreductase has translation MSAQKIVIIGGVAAGPKTAARARRVAPDAEITIIEKDKLISYAGCGMPFYLAGEVQKFDHLFETTYGIIRNEEYFWREKGVRVITRTEAKSIDRDKKEVHVENLETGEKYTVPYDKLVLATGAQPFVPPIEGLNLKGVYKLNHPDDVRQIKEYLSEADGGEAVIVGAGFIGLETADALMKMRMFCSVVELQDQILPNVLDKDMAEMLAKKLTDQGLEFYLGHKVLKLEGDEDGRVAAVVTDQGPIETELVVVSVGVRPNVQLAKDAGLAVGATGAIAVNEHMQTSDPDIYALGDCVENTHLVSGKKVFVPLATYANRQGRVVGDNVTGGNEVFRGILATGVLHTMGFNIGRTGLGEKQARDLGRRVVTAVYHGFDRTHYHPEHGMVLMKMIVEEDTGKILGAQALGEGDAVKRIDVAATAITMGATVEQLFDVDMGYAPPFATPIDVSMHTANIIRNKMAGLAETVTVQELKQKMDRGDDMVILDVRTEPQFKMRRLKDDRVRLVVLGDVREKIDEIPRDKEIVLVCALGTRSYEALRTLKGAGFKDVKFMEGGLQAWPYEL, from the coding sequence ATGAGTGCTCAGAAAATAGTAATTATCGGCGGCGTGGCCGCGGGGCCTAAAACAGCCGCCAGGGCTCGTCGGGTAGCCCCTGATGCGGAAATTACCATTATTGAAAAGGACAAACTGATTTCCTATGCGGGATGTGGTATGCCTTTTTATTTAGCCGGGGAAGTGCAGAAATTCGATCATTTGTTTGAAACTACTTACGGTATTATTAGAAACGAAGAATATTTCTGGCGTGAAAAGGGTGTTCGGGTAATTACCCGCACCGAGGCCAAATCCATAGACAGGGATAAAAAAGAAGTACATGTAGAGAATCTGGAGACGGGTGAGAAATATACTGTTCCTTACGATAAGCTGGTCCTGGCAACGGGCGCCCAGCCTTTCGTGCCGCCTATCGAGGGCTTGAACCTGAAGGGTGTGTACAAATTAAATCACCCCGACGATGTCCGGCAAATCAAGGAGTATCTCAGTGAGGCGGACGGCGGTGAGGCTGTTATCGTGGGGGCCGGCTTTATCGGTTTGGAAACGGCGGACGCTTTAATGAAAATGCGCATGTTTTGCTCGGTGGTCGAACTGCAGGACCAAATTTTGCCCAACGTGTTGGATAAGGATATGGCCGAAATGCTGGCTAAAAAATTAACGGATCAGGGCCTGGAGTTTTATCTGGGGCATAAAGTTTTGAAACTGGAAGGGGACGAAGACGGTCGTGTTGCAGCGGTAGTTACCGATCAGGGTCCCATTGAAACCGAACTGGTTGTGGTATCGGTGGGTGTGCGTCCCAATGTACAGCTGGCTAAAGATGCCGGGCTGGCCGTTGGTGCAACCGGGGCTATTGCCGTAAATGAACATATGCAGACCAGTGACCCGGATATTTATGCCCTTGGCGATTGTGTGGAAAATACTCACCTGGTGAGCGGCAAAAAGGTATTTGTGCCGCTGGCCACTTATGCCAACCGGCAAGGTCGCGTGGTGGGCGATAATGTAACCGGAGGCAATGAGGTCTTCCGGGGCATTTTAGCCACCGGGGTGCTGCATACCATGGGCTTTAATATCGGCCGTACCGGGCTGGGCGAAAAACAAGCCCGCGATTTGGGCCGTCGGGTAGTTACGGCGGTCTATCACGGCTTTGATCGCACCCATTACCATCCCGAGCACGGCATGGTATTGATGAAAATGATTGTCGAGGAAGATACGGGTAAAATTTTAGGCGCGCAGGCGCTCGGTGAGGGCGATGCCGTGAAGCGTATCGATGTAGCGGCTACGGCCATCACCATGGGGGCTACCGTGGAGCAGCTCTTTGATGTTGACATGGGTTATGCGCCGCCGTTTGCCACCCCTATTGATGTCAGTATGCATACGGCCAATATCATTCGCAACAAGATGGCCGGACTGGCGGAAACCGTCACAGTTCAAGAATTAAAGCAGAAAATGGACCGTGGCGACGACATGGTTATATTAGACGTACGCACCGAGCCGCAGTTTAAAATGCGCCGCCTTAAGGATGACCGGGTAAGGCTGGTGGTGCTGGGTGATGTGCGCGAAAAAATTGATGAGATACCCCGGGATAAGGAAATTGTGCTTGTATGCGCACTGGGTACCCGCAGCTACGAGGCTTTACGAACCTTAAAGGGCGCGGGATTTAAAGATGTTAAATTTATGGAGGGCGGCCTGCAAGCCTGGCCGTACGAGCTATAA
- a CDS encoding CD1247 N-terminal domain-containing protein, with amino-acid sequence MSDLKSKVAYLQGLANGMNVEADSKEGKLLGGIIDVLDEFAESFSELEESQEQLEDYVETLDEDLYTLENDMHDGEDLEEYMEVDCPRCGETVLFDPGIIEDDDIVEVTCPNCDEVVFVNDDDFEAADEPEMLHSRSRVIEEDI; translated from the coding sequence GTGTCCGATCTTAAATCAAAAGTGGCTTACCTGCAGGGACTGGCCAACGGTATGAATGTGGAGGCCGACAGTAAAGAGGGCAAGCTGCTGGGCGGCATTATCGATGTGTTGGACGAATTTGCCGAGTCATTTTCCGAGTTGGAGGAATCCCAGGAACAACTGGAGGATTATGTGGAGACCTTGGATGAAGATTTATATACTCTGGAAAATGATATGCATGACGGGGAGGACCTGGAAGAATACATGGAGGTGGACTGCCCGCGCTGCGGGGAAACGGTGCTGTTTGATCCCGGCATTATTGAGGATGATGATATTGTTGAAGTTACCTGTCCCAATTGCGATGAGGTGGTTTTCGTAAACGACGATGATTTTGAAGCTGCGGATGAACCGGAGATGTTGCATAGCCGGAGCAGGGTGATCGAAGAAGATATATAA
- the efp gene encoding elongation factor P, with translation MVSTNDFRTGLTIEMEGDVYQVVEFQHVKPGKGAAFVRSKLRNLRTGAVVDKTFNAGEKMPKARIERREAQYLYSDGAEYHFMDMESFDQFSMNTEQLGDAIKFLKENMTIIIMTFQGRSIGVDLPNVVELEVVETAPGIKGDTASGGSKPATLETGYVVQVPFFINTGDVLQIDTRTGHYIKRA, from the coding sequence TTGGTTTCAACTAATGATTTTCGTACCGGTCTGACCATAGAAATGGAAGGCGATGTCTACCAGGTGGTAGAATTTCAACATGTAAAGCCGGGCAAAGGGGCGGCTTTTGTACGTTCCAAGCTGAGAAACCTGCGCACCGGCGCCGTAGTGGACAAGACGTTTAATGCCGGTGAAAAAATGCCCAAGGCGAGGATAGAGCGCCGGGAAGCGCAATATCTATATAGTGACGGCGCTGAGTATCATTTTATGGATATGGAAAGTTTCGATCAGTTCAGTATGAATACCGAACAACTGGGCGATGCTATTAAATTTCTAAAGGAAAACATGACTATTATCATTATGACGTTCCAGGGACGCTCCATCGGTGTGGACTTGCCTAATGTTGTGGAGCTGGAAGTGGTGGAAACGGCGCCGGGTATTAAGGGTGATACCGCTTCCGGCGGCTCTAAGCCGGCCACTTTGGAAACAGGTTATGTAGTGCAGGTACCGTTTTTTATTAATACGGGCGATGTGCTGCAGATAGACACCCGCACCGGACACTATATCAAAAGAGCTTAA